A single genomic interval of Cydia splendana chromosome 10, ilCydSple1.2, whole genome shotgun sequence harbors:
- the LOC134794181 gene encoding pupal cuticle protein 36a-like produces MLTVFILTLASATAHFHKVELADEKTPYDYVKERLDSIATDAKSGLPLSNSYEVEESADYPDHLEGAASTVYNTVGGVGGVGVGGIGLGQGLGYGGIGQLGGVGLGQGLGIGVGGLGSLGGVGVGNVGGIGYGGVGVGGIGANGLVGQGLVNPGIGIGVGGLGLGGGLLYHHPLIQQQQVGGGYVDKNAYDAAQKKGAGENVEKLEKKAGEEVKHGQEGYQHGTAAANAAKGESSFYKDEEAKKKAAGDEKFYEGGQKVDKHGANEEQLKKAKSHKKGHVSKGFKTSSSKNEEEKTESFYDEAHDEADHKIAGQNAGSFGEQSQQGFKGAHEEKVLDANAAGKEGHHISEQKIDDSKGNKGEFLQKGYKGEAEQLEKFNNLGAHSIHGHQEASGGFQQSKGGSILPIHR; encoded by the exons ATGTTGACAGTGTTTATCCTTACCCTCGCGTCGGCTACGGCGCATTTCCACAAAGTTGAACTCGCCGATGAGAAGACACCGTACGATTATGTGAAGGAACGCTTGGACTCTATCGCGACTGACGCGAAGTCAGGGTTACCGTTATCTAACTCTTACGAAGTGGAAGAAAGTGCGGATTACCCTGATCATCTTGAAGGCGCCGCGTCTACCGTTTATAACACGGTTGGAGGTGTCGGCGGCGTTGGTGTTGGTGGGATCGGATTAGGACAAGGTTTGGGGTACGGCGGGATTGGACAGTTGGGAGGCGTCGGACTCGGACAAGGCTTAGGAATAGGGGTTGGAGGACTCGGAAGCTTGGGCGGCGTTGGTGTTGGAAATGTTGGGGGCATCGGATATGGGGGTGTCGGTGTTGGAGGCATTGGCGCTAATGGATTAGTTGGCCAAGGCTTGGTTAATCCTGGAATTGGTATTGGGGTAGGCGGACTTGGTCTTGGCGGAGGTCTCCTTTATCATCACCCTTTGATACAACAACAGCAAGTGGGTGGAGGATACGTTGATAAGAACGCTTATGATGCCGCTCAGAAGAAAGGTGCGGGTGAGAATGTGGAGAAATTAGAGAAGAAAGCTGGAGAGGAAGTGAAACATGGTCAGGAAGGATACCAGCATGGTACTGCGGCTGCAAATGCGGCAAAGGGAGAATCCAGCTTTTACAAAGACGAAGAGGCTAAGAAAAAGGCCGCTGGAGATGAGAAATTCTACGAGGGTGGTCAAAAAGTTGACAAGCATG GTGCTAACGAGGAGCAGCTAAAGAAAGCAAAAAGCCATAAAAAGGGTCACGTGAGCAAGGGCTTCAAGACCTCCAGTAGCAAGAACGAAGAGGAAAAGACTGAGAGCTTCTACGATGAGGCCCATGATGAAGCCGACCATAAG atTGCTGGCCAAAACGCCGGTTCATTCGGCGAACAGTCCCAACAAGGCTTCAAGGGAGCTCACGAGGAGAAGGTCTTGGACGCCAACGCGGCAGGCAAGGAGGGCCATCACATCTCCGAGCAGAAGATCGACGACTCAAAGGGTAACAAG GGCGAATTCCTGCAGAAGGGCTACAAGGGCGAAGCAGAACAGCTGGAGAAATTCAACAACCTCGGCGCGCACTCCATACACGGGCACCAGGAGGCCAGCGGCGGGTTCCAGCAGAGCAAGGGAGGCAGCATCCTGCCCATACACCGTTAG